A window of the Cystobacter fuscus genome harbors these coding sequences:
- a CDS encoding LysR family transcriptional regulator, with the protein MATVNQLLAMRAFVRVVETGSFSRAADQLAQPRSTISKLVTDLEKHLGIKLMHRTTRALAVTSDGLEYYRRAERLIAELDAMDHAVRGRKLKPSGHLRVDAPATFATTLLIPALPDFHREYPDITIALGISDRTINIVGEGVDCVLRAGKLGDMAMVGRTLTELRYVTCASPAYLQRMGTPATPRELERHHLRAGYFFAATGKADPLIFEKGAERHDIVAAEFSTNEGNGLLALMLAGLGIGQHLRRCVQPYLDSGELVPLLEDWSRPPLPLHVLYPPNRHQHARLKVFVDWVRQTFGDAASAVDP; encoded by the coding sequence ATGGCTACCGTGAACCAACTCCTGGCCATGCGCGCCTTCGTGCGCGTCGTCGAGACCGGCTCGTTCAGCCGCGCGGCCGACCAGTTGGCCCAGCCGCGCTCGACGATCAGCAAGCTGGTCACGGATCTCGAAAAGCATCTCGGCATCAAGCTGATGCATCGCACCACCCGCGCGCTCGCCGTCACCTCGGACGGATTGGAGTACTACCGCCGCGCCGAGCGCCTGATCGCCGAGCTCGACGCCATGGACCACGCGGTGCGCGGCAGGAAGCTCAAGCCCAGCGGCCACCTGCGTGTCGATGCGCCGGCCACCTTCGCCACCACGCTGCTGATCCCGGCCCTTCCTGACTTTCACCGCGAGTATCCCGACATCACGATCGCGCTGGGCATCAGCGACCGCACCATCAATATCGTGGGCGAAGGGGTGGACTGCGTGCTGCGCGCCGGCAAGCTGGGCGACATGGCCATGGTCGGGCGCACGCTCACCGAGCTGCGGTATGTCACCTGCGCGTCGCCCGCCTATCTGCAACGCATGGGCACGCCGGCCACGCCACGCGAGCTCGAACGCCACCACCTGCGGGCCGGTTACTTCTTCGCCGCCACCGGCAAGGCCGATCCGTTGATCTTCGAGAAAGGCGCCGAACGCCACGACATCGTCGCCGCCGAGTTCTCGACCAACGAAGGCAACGGCCTGCTCGCGCTGATGCTGGCGGGCCTGGGCATCGGCCAGCACCTGCGGCGCTGTGTCCAGCCCTATCTGGATTCGGGTGAACTGGTGCCGTTGCTGGAAGACTGGTCGCGCCCGCCGCTGCCGCTCCATGTCCTCTATCCGCCCAACCGGCATCAGCATGCCCGGTTGAAGGTCTTCGTCGATTGGGTCAGGCAGACCTTCGGCGACGCGGCGTCCGCGGTCGACCCGTAG
- a CDS encoding RidA family protein, with amino-acid sequence MNKPEFFVTPGYGDRQLDGMHYSQALKIGNRVETSGQGGWNDDWEFPESLTEEIVQAFRNVGRTLATAGAGWEHVVHVNSYHLGFPPEVNETMVRLFRHYMPNHAPIWTSLGVAALGDPTMRVEIRVTAIVP; translated from the coding sequence ATGAACAAGCCCGAATTTTTCGTCACCCCCGGCTATGGGGACCGCCAGCTCGATGGCATGCATTACTCCCAGGCGCTGAAGATCGGCAATCGCGTCGAGACCTCGGGCCAGGGCGGCTGGAACGACGACTGGGAATTCCCCGAGTCGCTCACCGAGGAGATCGTCCAGGCGTTTCGCAACGTGGGTCGCACGCTGGCGACCGCGGGGGCGGGCTGGGAGCACGTGGTGCACGTGAACTCGTATCACCTCGGCTTTCCGCCCGAGGTCAACGAGACCATGGTCAGGCTGTTTCGCCACTACATGCCCAATCACGCTCCCATCTGGACCTCGCTCGGCGTCGCGGCGCTGGGCGATCCTACGATGCGGGTCGAGATCCGCGTGACGGCCATCGTGCCCTGA
- a CDS encoding CHAT domain-containing tetratricopeptide repeat protein, with amino-acid sequence MGQKKPDARLVEARANVDAATKLKNAGRYLEARIRIEHALALQEAALGERHPDVATSLNNLALLYREQGLYDRAEPLYLRALALHEAALGERHPNVATLLNNLAILYQAQGLYDRAEPLYLRALSLREAALGESHPDVAQTLHNLASLYREQGLYDRAEPLFLRALALREAALGERHPDFAQTLNSLASLYLAQGLYDRAEPLYLRALAIREAALGKRHPDIAQTLNNLALLYHEQGLYGRAEPLCHRALTLQEAALGGSHPDIAQTLNNLALLYDKQGLYGRAEPLYLRALAIREAALGKRHPGVAQTLNNLAGLYRAQGLYDRAEPLCHRALTLQEATLGGSHPDIATSLHNLALLYHEQGLYGRAEPLCHRALTLQEAALGGSHPDVATSLNNLAGLYYEQGLYDRAEPLYLRALSLREAALGERHPKVATSLNNLAALYYEQGLYDRAEPLYLRALALQKAALGERHPDVAQTLNNLALLYHKQGLYDRAEPLYLRALALREAALGERHPGVAQTLNNLALLYRAQGLYDRAEPLYLRALALREAALGERHPGVATSLHNLASLYHKQGLYDRAEPLYLRALALREAALGERHPGVATSLHNLAQLRQAQHRLADALPLYTRAFSISEQRLRQEALGFSESRLSSFLQYVRASAEMLYSLLRAYLEDARVQRLALGAVLLLKGRSVEETAHISRTLYLGLGAEDRDTFERLRGLRTQLATLSLVGPGSLPPKDYPLRLKALADEGDSLEADLAKRSAPLRALTALPLPAEIVDRVAASLPKDGALVEFIAYRNSPLVPKPGTPPASTPEQLRDLDHAALPSRDALAYRDISAPEFQPPPGTPPANTPNQLRYLALVLFPDASTQAVDLGPAAPIDRAVSRLRDALAHRDSSFLAPAQQLHQLAFQPLMPLLGSTRRLLLSPDGQLGLVPFSALHDGHDFLLDTFDFLYLTSGRELLPRPQGVAPCSSVFVLADPDFTASPPAAPSSGGPTPTRVEPPTSLEGFFSTVRANLASSVWPPLPGTRQEALAIQRLLPQAQLFLGSEATKERLLRLPTPGILHLATHGFFLEDSSAAPPPASPAVGQVEAPGPMHSSPGPLLRSGLALAGARAPAPDASSSSTHHAALVTALEMAGLNLWGTQLVVLSACDTGRGDVHLGQGIQGLRRALVVAGAETVVMSLWKVNDDSTRLLMETYYLHLMAGQGRASALRETMRSLRASHPHPNDWAPFIVLGSDAPLVAISP; translated from the coding sequence ATGGGCCAGAAGAAGCCGGATGCGCGGCTGGTGGAAGCTCGGGCGAACGTTGACGCGGCGACGAAGCTCAAGAACGCAGGCCGGTACCTCGAAGCCCGCATACGGATCGAGCACGCACTCGCCCTTCAGGAGGCCGCCCTCGGCGAGCGCCATCCCGACGTCGCCACCTCACTCAACAACCTCGCGCTCCTCTACCGGGAGCAGGGGTTGTACGACCGAGCCGAGCCCCTCTACCTCCGCGCGCTCGCCCTTCATGAGGCGGCCCTTGGCGAGCGCCACCCCAATGTCGCCACCTTGCTCAACAACCTCGCGATCCTCTACCAGGCGCAGGGGTTGTATGACCGGGCCGAGCCCCTCTACCTCCGCGCGCTCTCCCTTCGGGAGGCCGCCCTCGGCGAGAGCCATCCCGACGTCGCCCAAACCCTTCACAACCTCGCCAGCCTCTACCGGGAACAGGGGTTGTACGACCGGGCCGAGCCCCTCTTCCTCCGCGCGCTCGCCCTTCGGGAGGCCGCCCTCGGCGAGCGCCACCCCGACTTCGCCCAAACCCTCAACAGCCTCGCCAGCCTCTACCTGGCGCAGGGGTTGTACGACCGAGCTGAACCCCTCTACCTCCGCGCGCTCGCCATTCGGGAGGCGGCCCTCGGCAAGCGCCATCCTGACATCGCCCAAACCCTCAACAACCTCGCGCTCCTCTACCATGAGCAGGGGTTGTACGGCCGGGCCGAGCCCCTCTGTCACCGCGCACTCACCCTTCAGGAGGCGGCCCTCGGCGGGAGCCATCCTGACATCGCCCAAACCCTCAACAACCTCGCGCTCCTCTACGATAAGCAGGGGTTGTACGGCCGGGCCGAGCCCCTCTACCTCCGCGCGCTCGCCATTCGGGAGGCGGCCCTCGGCAAGCGCCATCCCGGCGTCGCCCAAACCCTCAACAACCTCGCGGGCCTCTACCGAGCGCAGGGGTTGTACGACCGAGCCGAGCCCCTCTGTCACCGCGCACTCACCCTTCAGGAGGCCACCCTCGGAGGGAGCCACCCCGACATCGCCACCTCGCTCCACAACCTCGCGCTCCTCTACCATGAGCAGGGGTTGTACGGCCGGGCCGAGCCCCTCTGTCACCGCGCACTCACCCTTCAGGAGGCGGCCCTCGGCGGGAGCCATCCTGACGTCGCCACCTCGCTCAACAACCTCGCGGGCCTCTACTATGAGCAGGGGTTGTACGACCGGGCCGAGCCCCTCTACCTCCGCGCGCTCTCCCTTCGGGAGGCCGCCCTCGGCGAGCGCCACCCCAAGGTCGCCACCTCGCTCAACAACCTCGCGGCCCTCTACTATGAGCAGGGGTTGTACGACCGGGCCGAGCCCCTCTATCTCCGCGCACTCGCCCTCCAGAAGGCGGCCCTCGGCGAGCGCCACCCCGACGTCGCCCAAACCCTCAACAACCTCGCGCTCCTCTACCATAAGCAGGGGTTGTACGACCGGGCCGAACCCCTCTACCTCCGCGCGCTCGCCCTTCGGGAGGCCGCCCTCGGTGAGCGCCACCCCGGCGTCGCCCAAACCCTCAACAACCTCGCGCTCCTCTACCGAGCGCAGGGGTTGTACGACCGGGCCGAGCCCCTCTACCTCCGCGCACTCGCCCTCCGGGAGGCGGCCCTCGGCGAGCGCCACCCCGGCGTCGCCACCTCGCTCCACAACCTCGCCAGCCTCTACCATAAGCAGGGGTTGTACGACCGGGCCGAGCCCCTCTACCTCCGCGCACTCGCCCTCCGGGAGGCGGCCCTCGGCGAGCGCCACCCCGGCGTCGCCACCTCGCTCCACAACCTCGCCCAACTCCGCCAGGCCCAACACCGCCTCGCCGACGCCCTGCCTCTCTACACGCGCGCCTTTTCCATTTCCGAGCAGCGCCTGCGTCAGGAGGCTCTCGGCTTCTCCGAGTCGCGCCTTTCCAGTTTCCTCCAATACGTGCGTGCTTCCGCGGAGATGCTCTACTCCCTGCTGCGCGCATACCTAGAGGACGCCCGCGTGCAACGCTTGGCCCTCGGCGCCGTTCTCCTCCTCAAGGGCCGCTCCGTCGAGGAGACGGCCCACATCTCCCGCACCCTCTACCTCGGCTTGGGCGCCGAGGACCGCGACACCTTCGAGCGGCTGCGGGGCCTTCGCACCCAACTGGCCACCCTCTCGCTCGTGGGCCCCGGCTCACTCCCCCCCAAGGACTACCCACTGCGCCTCAAGGCGCTGGCCGACGAGGGTGACTCGCTCGAAGCGGACCTCGCCAAACGCTCCGCTCCCCTGCGCGCCCTCACCGCCCTGCCTCTCCCCGCCGAGATTGTCGACCGCGTCGCCGCCTCCCTCCCCAAGGACGGCGCGCTCGTCGAATTCATCGCCTACAGGAACAGTCCCCTCGTCCCGAAACCCGGGACGCCGCCGGCAAGCACTCCCGAGCAGCTCCGCGACCTCGACCACGCCGCCCTGCCCTCACGCGACGCCCTGGCCTACCGCGACATCTCCGCTCCGGAATTCCAGCCCCCACCCGGGACGCCCCCGGCAAACACTCCCAATCAGCTCCGCTACCTGGCGCTGGTGCTCTTCCCCGATGCCTCCACCCAGGCCGTGGACCTGGGCCCTGCTGCTCCGATAGACCGCGCCGTCTCGCGCCTGCGCGACGCCCTGGCTCACCGCGACAGCTCCTTCCTCGCCCCAGCCCAGCAACTCCACCAACTCGCCTTCCAGCCCCTGATGCCCCTGCTGGGCTCCACCCGCCGCCTCCTCCTCTCTCCCGACGGCCAGCTGGGCCTCGTCCCCTTCTCCGCCCTCCACGACGGCCACGACTTCCTCCTCGATACCTTCGACTTCCTCTACCTCACCTCCGGCAGGGAGCTGCTGCCGCGTCCCCAGGGTGTGGCCCCCTGCTCCTCCGTCTTCGTCCTCGCCGACCCGGATTTCACGGCCTCGCCTCCCGCCGCGCCCTCCTCGGGCGGCCCCACCCCCACGCGGGTCGAGCCCCCTACCTCCCTCGAGGGCTTCTTCTCCACCGTGCGCGCGAACCTCGCCAGTAGCGTGTGGCCCCCCCTGCCGGGCACACGTCAGGAGGCCCTGGCCATTCAGCGCCTGTTGCCCCAGGCCCAGCTCTTCCTCGGCTCCGAGGCCACCAAGGAGCGACTGCTCCGCCTTCCCACCCCGGGCATCCTCCACCTCGCCACCCACGGCTTCTTCCTCGAGGACTCCTCCGCTGCCCCTCCCCCGGCCTCCCCCGCCGTCGGCCAGGTCGAGGCTCCCGGTCCCATGCACAGCTCCCCGGGACCCCTGCTCCGCTCCGGCCTCGCCCTCGCGGGCGCTCGCGCCCCGGCGCCTGACGCCTCCTCTTCCTCCACGCACCACGCCGCCCTGGTCACCGCACTGGAGATGGCCGGGCTCAACCTCTGGGGTACCCAACTCGTCGTCCTCTCCGCCTGCGACACCGGCCGAGGCGATGTCCACCTGGGCCAGGGGATTCAGGGCCTGCGCCGCGCCCTGGTGGTCGCCGGGGCGGAAACAGTCGTCATGAGTCTCTGGAAGGTGAACGACGACTCCACCCGCCTGCTCATGGAGACCTATTACCTCCACCTCATGGCCGGACAGGGCCGCGCCTCCGCGCTGCGCGAGACCATGCGCTCGCTTCGGGCTTCCCATCCCCACCCCAACGACTGGGCCCCCTTCATCGTCCTGGGCAGCGATGCTCCTCTGGTTGCCATCTCTCCCTGA
- a CDS encoding winged helix-turn-helix transcriptional regulator, translated as MEGARRSGCPINLTLEVLGDRWSLIVIRDVMFGNRRHFRELLNQSEEGIASNILAARLKHLLEEGLLSKRDDPTHRQKAIYSLTEPSIQLVPLLAQMGAWGLRHTPVTEELAIRARLLAEGGPPLWEAFMAELRALHLDAPAPARSVIAELQAAFEKIRARKTGARPGRSRER; from the coding sequence ATGGAAGGCGCGCGCCGCTCGGGCTGCCCCATCAATCTGACGCTGGAAGTGCTTGGAGATCGCTGGAGCCTGATCGTCATCCGCGACGTCATGTTCGGCAACCGGCGGCATTTCCGGGAGCTGCTCAACCAGTCCGAGGAGGGCATCGCCTCCAACATCCTGGCCGCGCGCCTCAAGCATCTGCTCGAGGAGGGTCTGCTGTCCAAGCGCGATGACCCCACCCACCGGCAGAAGGCCATCTACAGCCTCACCGAGCCCTCCATCCAGCTCGTGCCGTTGCTCGCCCAGATGGGGGCCTGGGGGCTGCGCCATACTCCCGTCACCGAGGAGCTGGCGATCCGCGCGCGGCTGTTGGCGGAAGGCGGCCCGCCCCTGTGGGAGGCCTTCATGGCGGAACTCCGGGCCCTGCACCTCGACGCGCCCGCGCCCGCACGGTCGGTGATCGCGGAACTCCAAGCCGCGTTCGAGAAGATCCGCGCCCGGAAGACCGGGGCACGCCCGGGCAGGAGCCGCGAGCGGTAA
- a CDS encoding glutathione S-transferase family protein, protein MTLKLYAHPFSSYCQKVLIALYENALPFEWRRVDEPGAMEELAERWPLKRFPVLVDEGRTVAEASIIIEHLQLHHPGPVRLIPEDPRAALEVRALDRFFDNYVSTPQQKIVFNQLRPEDKRDPQGVAEARALLETAYGWLDGVMVNREWAAGGDFTLADCAAAPFLFYADWTHAIDARFAHVRAYRQRLLARPSFARAVDEARPYRPNFPLGAPDRD, encoded by the coding sequence ATGACCCTGAAGCTCTACGCACACCCGTTCTCGTCCTACTGCCAGAAGGTACTGATCGCTCTCTACGAGAACGCCCTCCCGTTCGAGTGGCGCCGGGTCGACGAGCCCGGAGCGATGGAGGAGTTGGCGGAGCGCTGGCCGCTCAAGCGCTTCCCGGTGTTGGTGGACGAGGGCCGTACGGTGGCGGAGGCGAGCATCATCATCGAGCACCTGCAACTCCACCACCCGGGCCCGGTGCGGCTGATTCCCGAGGATCCACGGGCCGCGCTGGAGGTCCGGGCCCTGGATCGCTTCTTCGACAACTACGTGTCCACGCCGCAGCAGAAGATCGTGTTCAACCAACTCCGGCCCGAGGACAAGCGCGACCCCCAGGGGGTGGCGGAGGCACGGGCGCTGCTCGAGACGGCCTACGGCTGGCTGGACGGAGTGATGGTGAACCGGGAATGGGCGGCGGGCGGGGACTTCACCCTCGCGGACTGCGCCGCCGCGCCCTTCTTGTTCTACGCGGACTGGACGCATGCGATCGATGCACGCTTCGCCCACGTGCGCGCGTATCGCCAGCGACTGCTGGCCCGGCCGTCGTTCGCGCGCGCCGTGGATGAAGCACGACCCTACCGCCCCAACTTCCCGCTCGGCGCGCCGGACCGCGACTGA
- a CDS encoding DUF4390 domain-containing protein: MNTRGSRKNTVGKGLFGVGLAVVGLLATSAGAEEAPRVDCVATRAGRRVVARSEALGLVAPELERLMRLGLAGRLEVELTLLRHRPWWFAERVETARLTLVLAYSAREQHWALDGRALAGGPGVLELERVAWTLTEEPAGESPWSVEVSVRLQVVTPASLGRMARWLTQGEQTEEERSALTRGLLLSLAEDLTRGAQGRCTVTVP; this comes from the coding sequence ATGAACACGAGGGGCTCGAGAAAGAACACCGTCGGTAAGGGGCTCTTCGGGGTGGGGCTGGCGGTGGTGGGACTGCTCGCCACGAGCGCGGGAGCGGAGGAGGCCCCGCGGGTGGACTGCGTGGCGACGCGGGCCGGGCGGCGCGTGGTGGCCCGGTCCGAGGCGCTCGGGCTGGTAGCGCCCGAGTTGGAGCGGCTGATGCGGCTGGGACTGGCGGGGCGGTTGGAGGTGGAGCTGACGCTGCTGCGCCACCGGCCGTGGTGGTTCGCCGAGCGGGTGGAGACGGCGCGGCTGACCCTGGTGCTGGCGTACTCGGCGCGAGAGCAGCACTGGGCGTTGGATGGGCGGGCCCTGGCCGGGGGACCGGGCGTGTTGGAGCTGGAGCGGGTGGCGTGGACGCTCACCGAGGAGCCCGCGGGCGAGTCTCCGTGGTCGGTGGAGGTCTCGGTGCGGCTCCAGGTCGTGACACCGGCGAGCCTGGGCCGCATGGCGCGCTGGCTCACCCAGGGAGAGCAGACGGAAGAGGAGCGCTCGGCGCTGACGCGCGGCCTGCTGCTCTCCCTGGCGGAGGATCTCACCCGGGGGGCCCAGGGACGGTGCACCGTCACCGTGCCCTGA
- a CDS encoding sigma-54-dependent transcriptional regulator: MPSLPSLPRPAVPGPRILLVDDDPGVLKGLRGLLSDEGFSPVEARSAADAARLLDAPGPPPALMLLDLRMPGETGLELLARLPRPLPLPVVVLSGEASPGEAVQALKLGATDFVEKPPSPERLLTALRNALALGELREEQQRLREELARPGHLVGDSPAMEALRQLIARVGPSDTAILITGETGTGKERVARALHLASGRKGRLVAVNCAAIPSTLLESELFGHERGAFSGATSRRLGRIEQAHGGTLFLDELGDMPLELQAKLLRVLETKEVERLGGSLPIEVNVRVLAATHRDLAQAVREGRFRQDLYFRLNVLPLVLPPLRERPEDILQLARAFAAEFAGPRTPLELAPGAEEALRAWSWPGNVRELRNFIERQNLLRGDGPLVLRPEQLAGPTPLADRSGRLVPGEKSYREHVDGFERALIQAALDEGGSIAAAARLLRMDRGNLYRRAKALGLSTQ, encoded by the coding sequence GTGCCTTCCCTTCCGTCCCTGCCACGCCCCGCGGTGCCCGGCCCGCGCATCCTCCTGGTGGATGACGACCCGGGCGTCCTCAAGGGACTGCGCGGCCTGCTCTCCGACGAGGGCTTCTCGCCCGTGGAGGCGCGTTCGGCCGCCGACGCCGCGCGCCTGCTGGACGCCCCCGGCCCCCCGCCGGCGTTGATGCTGCTGGATTTGCGCATGCCCGGGGAGACGGGACTGGAGCTGCTCGCGCGCCTGCCCCGGCCGCTGCCCCTGCCCGTGGTGGTGCTCTCGGGCGAGGCGTCTCCCGGGGAGGCCGTCCAGGCCCTGAAGCTGGGCGCCACCGACTTCGTGGAGAAGCCGCCCTCGCCCGAGCGGCTGCTCACGGCGCTGCGCAACGCGCTCGCCCTGGGCGAGCTGCGCGAGGAGCAGCAGCGTCTGCGCGAGGAGCTGGCCCGGCCCGGCCACCTCGTGGGGGACAGCCCGGCCATGGAGGCGCTGCGCCAGCTCATCGCCCGCGTGGGCCCGAGCGACACCGCCATCCTCATCACCGGAGAGACGGGCACGGGCAAGGAGCGCGTGGCGCGGGCGCTCCACCTGGCCTCGGGGCGCAAGGGCCGGCTCGTCGCGGTCAATTGCGCCGCCATCCCCTCCACCCTGTTGGAGAGCGAGCTGTTCGGCCACGAGCGCGGGGCGTTCTCGGGCGCCACCTCGCGCCGGCTCGGCCGCATCGAGCAGGCCCACGGGGGCACGCTCTTCCTGGACGAGCTGGGCGACATGCCCCTGGAGCTCCAGGCCAAGCTGCTGCGCGTGCTGGAGACGAAGGAAGTGGAGCGGCTGGGCGGCAGCCTCCCCATCGAGGTGAACGTGCGCGTCCTCGCCGCCACGCACCGGGACCTGGCCCAGGCGGTGCGCGAGGGGCGTTTCCGGCAAGACCTCTACTTCCGGCTCAACGTGTTGCCGCTGGTCCTGCCGCCCCTGCGCGAGCGGCCCGAGGACATCCTCCAGTTGGCGCGGGCCTTCGCGGCGGAGTTCGCCGGGCCCCGCACGCCCCTGGAGCTGGCCCCCGGCGCCGAGGAGGCCCTGCGTGCCTGGTCCTGGCCCGGCAACGTGCGCGAGCTGCGCAACTTCATCGAGCGGCAGAACCTGCTGCGAGGCGATGGCCCCCTCGTGCTCCGGCCCGAGCAACTCGCGGGCCCCACGCCCCTGGCGGACAGGAGCGGGCGGCTGGTGCCCGGCGAGAAGAGCTACCGCGAGCACGTGGACGGCTTCGAGCGCGCGCTCATCCAGGCCGCGCTGGACGAGGGCGGCAGCATCGCCGCGGCCGCGCGCCTGCTGCGCATGGACCGGGGCAACCTCTACCGCCGCGCCAAGGCGCTCGGTCTCTCCACGCAGTGA
- a CDS encoding sensor histidine kinase, producing MAIQVQDPAPPPARFRRQLLTVMLLTGLVPLVALGVLMWQGLEVLLSISLAPVEQVLEAFSTGATPAEQSQAALDEARLNLAQAELARRSLVRWTPRLFGVLLLVSAAALTGAAVLLGRALTRPVSILTQGMWAYSRGDLSRQLPAPDVARDELQFLLVQFNRMGQELAAQRERLKSSERIAAWQDVARALAHELRNPLTAMRLALARLSRADAPPDATRLAEAVALLDEELELLSRMTRSFSDFARLPAPRFQPVALRPLLAEVCALYAPTSPVAVELLAGPEPHLSADPDGLRRLFGNLLKNALEASSPGAAPVRLSIETQPSRLRVLLRDGGAGITRVVEGDALTRGLFSTKPEGSGLGLPIAQKIAHEHGGSLRLEPLPEGGTLALVELPLG from the coding sequence ATGGCGATTCAAGTCCAGGACCCGGCGCCCCCTCCCGCCCGCTTCCGCCGCCAGCTGCTCACCGTCATGCTCCTCACGGGCCTGGTGCCGCTCGTGGCACTCGGTGTCCTCATGTGGCAGGGGCTCGAGGTGCTGCTGTCCATCTCGCTGGCCCCCGTGGAGCAGGTGCTCGAGGCGTTCTCCACGGGAGCCACGCCCGCCGAGCAGTCCCAGGCCGCGCTCGACGAGGCCCGGCTCAACCTCGCCCAGGCGGAACTGGCCCGGCGCTCCCTGGTGCGCTGGACGCCCCGGCTGTTCGGCGTCCTGCTGCTCGTCTCGGCCGCCGCCCTCACCGGGGCCGCCGTGCTCCTCGGCCGGGCCCTCACCCGTCCCGTCTCCATCCTCACCCAGGGCATGTGGGCCTATTCCCGAGGAGACCTCTCGCGCCAGTTGCCCGCTCCCGACGTGGCTCGCGATGAGCTCCAGTTCCTCCTCGTCCAGTTCAACCGCATGGGCCAGGAGCTCGCCGCCCAGCGCGAGCGGCTCAAGTCCTCCGAGCGGATCGCCGCCTGGCAGGACGTGGCGCGCGCGCTCGCCCACGAGCTGCGCAACCCCCTCACCGCCATGCGGCTCGCCCTGGCCCGGCTGTCGCGAGCGGACGCGCCCCCCGACGCCACGCGTCTCGCCGAGGCCGTCGCGCTGCTGGACGAGGAGTTGGAGCTGCTCTCGCGGATGACCCGGAGCTTCTCCGACTTCGCCCGCCTTCCCGCGCCGCGCTTCCAGCCCGTCGCCCTGCGGCCCCTGCTCGCCGAGGTGTGCGCCCTCTACGCGCCCACCTCGCCCGTCGCCGTGGAGCTGCTCGCGGGCCCCGAGCCCCACCTGTCCGCCGATCCCGACGGGCTGCGCCGCCTCTTCGGCAACCTCCTCAAGAACGCCCTCGAGGCGTCCTCCCCCGGGGCCGCGCCCGTGCGGTTGTCCATCGAGACCCAGCCCTCACGCCTGCGGGTGCTCCTCCGGGATGGGGGCGCGGGCATCACCCGGGTGGTCGAGGGGGACGCCCTCACCCGGGGCCTCTTCAGCACCAAGCCCGAGGGCAGCGGCCTGGGGTTGCCCATCGCCCAGAAGATCGCCCACGAGCACGGGGGCTCCCTGCGTCTGGAGCCCCTGCCCGAGGGCGGCACGCTCGCGCTCGTGGAACTGCCCCTGGGGTAG
- a CDS encoding epoxide hydrolase family protein → MRSLEDFRFQIDVGDDVLSDLRQRLSNTRFAPDLDNDDMKYGLSTAYLKPFIEHWRDRFDWRTAEAAMNGFNQYRIEIDGTPVHFIYEKGRGPSPTPILLLHGWPWTFWMWRDVIRPLSDPASFGGDPRNSFDVIVPSLPGFGFSAPVGRGDLNHWKMADLFHTLMTRYLGYERYAASGGDYGALISSQLGHKYASSLFGIHLGHDLIPAYSMDDERPWDLTGGQMIPSGTPEALRQAILRFQDTLVSHVAVHMLDGQTITHGLNDSPAGLLAWLLKRWHSWSDHHVDLEDRFSKDEVLTHATIYWVTQTIGSSIRAYKNANLYKWKPSHDRRPQIETPAGFTFLLSESYPPGATKENRVEMFRSGPTSHWFNPVNIKVHERGGHFGPWENPGAYIADIRETFSIIRGR, encoded by the coding sequence ATGCGTTCGCTAGAAGACTTTCGCTTCCAGATCGATGTTGGTGACGATGTTCTGTCCGACTTGCGGCAGCGTCTCTCGAATACGAGATTCGCGCCCGATCTTGACAATGACGACATGAAGTATGGTCTCAGCACGGCCTATCTGAAACCCTTCATCGAGCATTGGCGCGATCGCTTCGACTGGCGCACGGCCGAGGCGGCGATGAACGGATTCAATCAGTATCGCATCGAGATTGACGGAACGCCGGTGCACTTCATCTACGAGAAGGGGCGAGGGCCGTCGCCGACGCCGATCCTGCTCCTGCATGGCTGGCCATGGACGTTCTGGATGTGGCGGGATGTCATCAGGCCGCTGTCCGATCCAGCATCGTTCGGTGGAGATCCGCGCAATTCCTTCGACGTCATTGTTCCATCGCTGCCTGGCTTCGGCTTCTCGGCACCGGTAGGTCGTGGCGATCTCAACCACTGGAAGATGGCTGACCTCTTCCACACGCTCATGACCAGGTACCTCGGCTACGAGAGATATGCGGCGAGCGGCGGCGACTATGGCGCGCTGATTTCAAGTCAGCTTGGCCACAAATACGCATCGTCGCTCTTTGGGATTCACCTTGGCCACGATCTGATCCCGGCCTATTCCATGGACGACGAGCGTCCTTGGGATCTCACTGGGGGGCAGATGATCCCCTCGGGCACGCCCGAGGCGCTTCGGCAAGCCATTCTCCGATTCCAGGACACTCTTGTTTCGCACGTCGCCGTGCACATGCTCGACGGCCAGACCATCACGCACGGCCTCAATGATTCTCCGGCGGGCCTGCTCGCCTGGCTTCTCAAGCGGTGGCACAGCTGGAGTGACCATCACGTCGACCTCGAGGATCGCTTTTCGAAGGATGAGGTGCTCACCCACGCGACGATTTACTGGGTGACGCAGACGATCGGGTCATCGATCCGGGCGTACAAGAATGCCAATCTCTATAAATGGAAGCCATCGCACGATCGCCGACCGCAGATCGAGACGCCCGCGGGCTTCACGTTCCTGCTGAGTGAGAGTTACCCTCCAGGAGCGACGAAGGAGAACCGCGTCGAGATGTTCCGTTCGGGTCCCACCAGCCACTGGTTCAACCCGGTGAACATCAAGGTCCACGAGCGTGGCGGTCACTTCGGCCCCTGGGAGAATCCGGGAGCATACATCGCGGATATTCGAGAGACCTTCTCCATCATCCGGGGGCGGTAG